From a region of the Pseudomonadaceae bacterium SI-3 genome:
- a CDS encoding PilZ domain-containing protein: MTQRDRDYSEKRDFIRMNVETAITLTQGDQHYEATCLDLSSTGMQVVAATRLQMGDKVHVHIPSEHSELKGLDAETEVVRVGMQEDGRQSLGLAILSMS; the protein is encoded by the coding sequence ATGACTCAGCGAGATCGAGACTACAGTGAAAAACGCGACTTCATTCGCATGAATGTCGAGACCGCAATCACCCTGACGCAGGGTGACCAGCACTACGAGGCGACCTGCCTGGACCTTTCCAGCACGGGGATGCAGGTGGTCGCAGCGACCCGCTTGCAGATGGGTGACAAAGTCCATGTGCACATCCCCTCGGAGCACAGCGAACTGAAGGGCCTGGACGCTGAAACAGAAGTGGTGCGGGTCGGCATGCAGGAGGATGGACGGCAAAGTCTAGGCCTGGCCATCCTTTCGATGAGCTGA
- a CDS encoding fused response regulator/phosphatase: MHNPSATLLIIDDDDVVRASLAAYLDDSGFKVLQAPNGPRGVELFDAEHPDLVICDLRMPQMDGLELIRLISERQADLPVIVVSGAGVMSDAVEALRLGAADYLIKPLEDLAMLEHSVRRALDRSRLRLENRRYREQLETANRDLQASLHLLQEDQDAGRQVQMNMLPVTPCNLDEFQFAHQIIPSLYLSGDFVDYFRVDEHRIGFYLADVSGHGASSAFVTVLLKFMTTRLLYESRRGRALRAFKPSEVLDHINRGLINCKLGKHVTMLGGVIDQERNVLHYSIGGHLPMPVIYADGVAKYLEGKGLPVGLFVEATYDNYEIELPESFSLTLLSDGILDLLPGDTLKDKEAGLPGLIREAGGTLGGLQRVLGLADLEDMPDDIALLVLSRNLA, encoded by the coding sequence ATGCATAACCCAAGCGCGACGCTGCTGATCATAGATGACGACGATGTGGTACGAGCCAGCCTGGCTGCCTATCTGGATGACAGCGGTTTCAAGGTCTTGCAGGCGCCTAACGGACCGCGTGGAGTGGAGCTGTTCGACGCGGAGCACCCTGACCTGGTGATTTGCGATCTGCGCATGCCGCAAATGGATGGTCTTGAGCTGATCCGGCTGATCAGTGAGCGCCAGGCTGACCTTCCGGTCATCGTGGTCTCAGGTGCAGGTGTGATGAGCGATGCCGTCGAGGCTCTGCGATTGGGCGCAGCTGATTATTTGATCAAGCCCCTCGAAGATCTGGCGATGCTCGAACACTCTGTCCGTCGAGCGCTTGATCGTTCGCGCTTGCGTCTGGAGAACAGGCGCTACCGCGAGCAGCTGGAAACGGCTAACCGCGATCTGCAGGCGAGCTTGCATCTGCTGCAGGAAGATCAAGATGCCGGCCGCCAGGTGCAGATGAACATGCTGCCGGTCACGCCCTGCAACCTCGACGAATTTCAGTTCGCCCATCAGATCATCCCCTCGCTCTACCTCTCAGGTGATTTCGTCGATTATTTTCGCGTCGACGAGCACCGCATTGGCTTCTATCTGGCGGATGTGTCTGGCCATGGCGCCTCCTCTGCATTCGTCACGGTCCTGTTGAAGTTCATGACCACGCGCCTGCTCTACGAATCCCGGCGGGGCAGAGCGCTGCGCGCATTCAAGCCGTCCGAGGTGCTTGACCACATCAATCGTGGGCTGATCAATTGCAAACTCGGCAAGCACGTCACGATGCTGGGCGGCGTGATCGATCAGGAACGCAACGTGCTGCATTACAGTATCGGTGGCCACCTTCCGATGCCGGTGATATACGCTGATGGCGTCGCCAAGTATCTCGAAGGGAAAGGTCTACCGGTCGGTTTGTTCGTCGAAGCGACCTATGATAATTACGAGATAGAGTTGCCTGAATCTTTCAGCCTGACGCTACTTTCCGATGGCATTTTGGACCTTTTGCCGGGCGATACCCTCAAAGATAAAGAGGCTGGGCTGCCCGGTTTGATTCGCGAAGCAGGCGGCACGCTGGGCGGGCTACAGCGAGTTTTGGGCCTAGCCGATCTAGAGGACATGCCCGATGACATCGCGTTGTTGGTACTGAGCAGGAACCTTGCATGA
- a CDS encoding anti-anti-sigma factor, protein MSTGKIQFAEQNGTFVLKFVGEIRLTLCSALDATIEKIFSSRNFSSIVIDLTESRSIDSTTLGLLAKLSILSRRKIGMLPTLVTTHADITRLLQSMGFDQVFNIVDQPLPSPEQLADLPSQDQSEEVVKDKVLEAHRILMSLNESNREAFRDLVTALERS, encoded by the coding sequence ATGAGCACTGGTAAAATCCAGTTTGCTGAGCAGAACGGTACATTCGTTCTTAAGTTCGTCGGTGAGATTCGCCTGACACTTTGCTCGGCGCTGGACGCAACGATCGAGAAGATCTTTTCGTCACGCAATTTCTCATCGATCGTTATCGACCTCACCGAAAGCCGTAGCATCGACAGCACGACGCTAGGCCTGCTCGCCAAACTTTCCATACTTTCGCGGCGGAAGATCGGCATGCTGCCGACATTGGTCACCACCCACGCAGACATTACGCGTCTTCTGCAATCGATGGGCTTCGATCAGGTCTTCAACATTGTCGACCAACCGCTGCCGTCGCCTGAGCAATTGGCCGACCTGCCAAGCCAGGATCAGTCTGAGGAAGTCGTGAAAGACAAGGTGCTTGAGGCGCACCGGATTCTGATGAGCCTCAACGAATCCAACCGCGAGGCCTTTCGCGACCTCGTGACAGCGTTGGAACGGTCCTGA
- the tal gene encoding transaldolase: MTSKLEQLKQFTTVVADTGDLDAIARLQPVDATTNPSLLLKAAALPRYADHLQAAMSNCEGDIGLGCDLFAVAVGQEVLKLIPGRISTEVDARLSFDSQAMVQRGERLIGLYEQAGVSRDRVLIKLASTWEGIRAAEQLEKSGIQTNLTLLFSFTQAVACAEAGVFLISPFVGRIYDWYKKSEGRDYVGDEDPGVQSVSRIYDYYKTHGYETVVMGASFRNAGQIEALAGCDRLTISPELLSQLAQEEGTLERKLSPGRRSEPRITLDERSFRWGLNEDPMATEKLAEGIRQFARDQEKLEALLPTKL, translated from the coding sequence ATGACGTCCAAGCTGGAACAACTCAAGCAATTCACCACCGTGGTTGCCGACACCGGCGACCTCGATGCCATCGCCCGCCTCCAACCGGTTGATGCGACCACCAACCCATCGCTTCTGCTCAAAGCCGCCGCCCTGCCCCGCTACGCCGATCACCTGCAGGCGGCTATGTCCAACTGCGAGGGCGACATTGGCCTGGGCTGCGATCTGTTCGCCGTCGCGGTTGGTCAAGAAGTGCTCAAGTTGATCCCGGGTCGGATCTCCACGGAAGTCGATGCAAGGCTTTCCTTCGATTCACAGGCCATGGTTCAGCGCGGCGAACGCCTGATCGGTCTGTACGAGCAGGCCGGTGTATCCCGCGACCGCGTATTGATCAAACTGGCCTCGACCTGGGAGGGCATTCGTGCCGCTGAGCAGCTAGAAAAGTCGGGAATCCAGACCAACCTGACGCTGCTGTTCTCTTTCACCCAGGCAGTCGCCTGTGCCGAGGCCGGTGTATTTCTAATTTCACCCTTCGTCGGTCGTATCTATGACTGGTACAAAAAATCCGAAGGTCGTGACTACGTCGGTGACGAAGATCCAGGCGTACAGTCGGTCAGCCGGATTTACGACTACTACAAGACACACGGTTACGAGACCGTCGTGATGGGCGCCAGCTTTCGCAACGCGGGGCAGATCGAAGCGCTTGCCGGCTGTGATCGACTGACCATCAGTCCCGAGCTGCTGAGCCAGTTGGCGCAGGAGGAAGGCACTCTGGAGCGCAAGCTGTCACCGGGCCGTCGATCCGAGCCACGCATTACGCTGGACGAACGCAGCTTCCGCTGGGGATTGAACGAAGATCCAATGGCGACTGAGAAGCTGGCCGAGGGGATTCGGCAGTTCGCGAGGGATCAGGAAAAGCTCGAAGCGCTCCTACCAACGAAGCTGTAG
- a CDS encoding tRNA dihydrouridine(20/20a) synthase DusA, which yields MNASYKPVTSPSQLPRRFSVAPMMDWTDRHCRYFLRQLSSHALLYTEMVTTGALINGDADRFLRHDEAEHPLALQLGGSVPGDLAICAKMAEAAGYDEVNLNVGCPSDRVQNNLIGACLMGYPALVADCVKAMRDAVDIDVTVKHRIGINGRDSYAELCDFVGQVREAGCRSFTVHARIAILEGLSPKENREVPPLRYDVAQQLKRDFPDLEIILNGGIKTLDQCEAHLEQFDGVMLGREAYHNPYLLAQVDARLFGSQEPTITRADALRRMRPYIQNHLDSGGSMHHVTRHVLGLGQGFPGARRFRQLLSVDIHKTKEPLALLDQATALLEGH from the coding sequence ATGAACGCTAGCTACAAGCCCGTTACCAGTCCCTCTCAATTACCGCGCCGATTCTCCGTTGCGCCAATGATGGATTGGACTGACAGGCACTGTCGGTATTTTCTGCGCCAGCTTTCTAGCCACGCCCTGCTTTATACCGAGATGGTCACCACCGGCGCATTGATTAACGGCGATGCTGATCGCTTCCTCCGTCATGATGAAGCGGAGCATCCGTTGGCGCTACAGCTTGGCGGCAGCGTGCCCGGTGATCTCGCTATTTGCGCAAAGATGGCCGAAGCGGCGGGTTATGACGAGGTGAATCTCAACGTCGGATGCCCCAGCGACCGCGTGCAGAACAACCTGATCGGCGCGTGCCTGATGGGCTATCCGGCACTGGTCGCCGACTGCGTGAAAGCGATGCGAGATGCGGTGGATATCGATGTAACAGTCAAGCACCGCATCGGTATCAACGGACGCGACAGCTATGCCGAACTTTGTGATTTCGTTGGACAGGTCCGAGAGGCAGGCTGCCGCAGTTTTACCGTTCATGCCCGTATTGCGATTCTGGAAGGACTCTCACCGAAGGAGAATCGGGAAGTGCCGCCCCTTCGCTATGACGTTGCGCAACAATTGAAACGCGACTTCCCGGATCTGGAAATCATCCTCAACGGCGGCATCAAGACGCTGGACCAATGTGAAGCCCACCTTGAGCAGTTCGATGGGGTAATGCTCGGACGCGAGGCTTATCACAATCCTTACCTGCTAGCGCAGGTTGATGCCAGGCTGTTTGGCAGCCAAGAGCCGACTATCACCCGCGCCGATGCACTGCGACGGATGCGCCCTTATATTCAGAATCATCTTGATAGCGGCGGCTCGATGCATCACGTTACCCGTCATGTTCTAGGCCTGGGCCAGGGTTTCCCAGGAGCTAGACGTTTTCGCCAGTTGCTATCGGTCGACATCCACAAAACCAAGGAACCACTGGCGCTGCTCGATCAAGCGACCGCACTGCTCGAAGGACACTGA
- a CDS encoding capsular biosynthesis protein, which yields MKPLFALAFSSVLVLQGCVFSPGQHLDPDQFKDGAETEDGTVQLMRITPEMLKGEVSSDQGTSSKQELLSFKPEAYRIGANDLLYITVWDHPELTAPSGPQQQLDANGRLVRPDGTLFYPYIGNIEAAGKTIEQLRSDISKRLANYIDSPQVDVSLLRFGSQRIVLSGAFNTAGEVEVTTAPMTIMQAIGQAGVDTDTADLSGLMLKRDGREYMLDLDDLNRPDSWLHKVYLKDGDQLHLPYNDQKKVYVLGEVVNPQAMTFKATSLNLMDAIGTAGGIRQDTADGEAVYVIRGAENIATEKATVFQLNAASPAAFALAQHFPLQPQDVVFVGPAGITRWNRFISQLLPSANVIGTGAAFNR from the coding sequence ATGAAACCACTATTTGCTCTCGCTTTCTCTTCCGTGCTGGTGTTGCAGGGATGCGTATTCTCTCCTGGTCAGCACCTGGATCCCGATCAGTTCAAGGACGGCGCAGAAACGGAAGATGGCACCGTCCAGCTGATGCGCATTACCCCTGAAATGCTCAAGGGCGAAGTCTCTTCCGACCAAGGCACCTCCAGCAAGCAAGAGCTACTGAGCTTCAAGCCCGAGGCTTACCGCATCGGCGCTAATGACCTTCTCTACATCACCGTCTGGGACCATCCTGAACTGACCGCTCCTTCGGGCCCGCAACAGCAGCTGGATGCTAACGGTCGCCTGGTTCGTCCCGACGGCACCCTGTTCTATCCCTACATCGGGAACATCGAAGCAGCTGGCAAGACGATCGAGCAACTTCGCTCCGATATTTCCAAAAGGCTGGCCAATTACATCGACAGCCCTCAAGTCGACGTCAGCCTGCTGCGTTTCGGTAGCCAGCGCATCGTGCTTTCCGGCGCATTCAATACGGCTGGCGAAGTCGAAGTGACTACCGCTCCGATGACCATCATGCAGGCTATTGGTCAGGCCGGTGTCGATACCGATACGGCGGATCTGTCCGGTCTGATGCTCAAGCGTGACGGCCGTGAGTACATGCTCGATCTCGACGATCTGAACCGTCCGGACTCCTGGCTGCACAAGGTTTATCTGAAGGACGGCGACCAGCTCCATCTGCCGTACAACGATCAGAAGAAGGTCTACGTTCTGGGCGAGGTGGTGAATCCGCAAGCCATGACATTCAAGGCAACCAGTCTCAACTTGATGGATGCTATCGGCACCGCAGGCGGCATCCGTCAGGACACCGCCGATGGCGAAGCGGTTTACGTTATTCGTGGTGCAGAGAATATCGCCACTGAAAAAGCCACAGTGTTCCAGCTGAATGCCGCATCCCCTGCGGCCTTCGCTCTGGCTCAACACTTCCCACTGCAACCGCAGGACGTCGTGTTCGTTGGACCGGCTGGTATCACTCGCTGGAACCGCTTCATCAGCCAGCTGCTGCCGTCAGCTAACGTCATCGGTACCGGCGCTGCGTTCAACCGGTAA
- a CDS encoding GDP-mannose 4,6 dehydratase, translating into MRKVLITGATGFTGRYMAEELAACGYEVHGLSYRQPVGELPAAISAVHCCALNNAELLRALLAEIRPTYVVHLAAVSFVAHSDADAIYTANLLGTRHLLEALRTTAATELEGVLLASSANVYGNATEGVLDESSPFAPANDYAVSKAAMEFLARLYQGRLPLIVSRPFNYTGVGQAEQFLIPKIVTHTRRRAAVIELGNLDIARDFCDVRQVVQAYRRLLETPAAIGQTVNICSGSAYTLEYVLEQAAAISGHRMEVRVNPAFVRSADVKNLFGSRAKLDSLIGDMSRIELKETLRWMIEHPSTASA; encoded by the coding sequence ATGCGTAAAGTGCTGATTACCGGCGCCACCGGTTTTACCGGCCGCTACATGGCAGAAGAGCTCGCAGCCTGTGGCTACGAGGTCCATGGCCTCAGCTATCGTCAACCCGTCGGCGAACTGCCTGCGGCTATTTCAGCCGTCCATTGCTGCGCACTGAACAATGCAGAGCTGCTACGAGCCTTGCTGGCGGAAATACGCCCAACCTATGTCGTGCACTTGGCGGCGGTCTCGTTCGTCGCACACAGCGATGCGGATGCCATCTACACAGCCAACCTGCTCGGCACTCGCCATCTGCTGGAAGCGTTACGTACCACCGCTGCGACCGAACTCGAAGGCGTGCTGCTAGCCAGCAGCGCAAACGTCTATGGAAACGCTACCGAAGGCGTCCTGGATGAGTCGTCGCCCTTTGCTCCCGCCAATGATTACGCTGTGAGCAAAGCTGCCATGGAGTTCCTCGCCAGGCTTTACCAGGGTCGTTTACCGCTGATAGTCAGCCGCCCGTTCAACTATACGGGCGTTGGGCAGGCTGAGCAGTTTCTCATCCCGAAAATCGTGACGCACACGCGCCGTCGGGCCGCGGTCATCGAGCTCGGCAATCTGGATATCGCCCGCGATTTCTGCGATGTCCGTCAGGTTGTCCAAGCCTATCGACGCTTGCTCGAAACACCGGCTGCGATTGGCCAAACCGTCAATATCTGTTCTGGATCAGCCTATACGCTCGAGTACGTACTCGAACAGGCAGCGGCCATCTCCGGTCACCGCATGGAGGTCCGGGTCAACCCAGCGTTCGTGCGCAGCGCGGATGTGAAGAACCTGTTCGGCAGCAGAGCCAAGCTGGACTCGTTGATTGGCGACATGTCCCGAATCGAATTGAAGGAGACGCTGCGCTGGATGATCGAGCATCCCTCCACAGCGAGCGCATGA
- the gmd gene encoding GDP-mannose 4,6-dehydratase, giving the protein MKAIITGITGQDGAYLAELLLEKGYTVYGTFRRTSSVNFWRIEELGIDKHPNLHLVEYDLTDLSSSIRLLQNTGATEVYNLAAQSFVGVSFEQPLTTLDITGAGAVNLLEAIRIVNPKIRFYQASTSEMFGKVQAIPQAETTPFYPRSPYGVAKLYAHWMTINYRESYGIFGCSGILFNHESPLRGREFVTRKITDSVAKIKLGKLDVLELGNIDAKRDWGFAKEYVEGMWRMLQADEPDVFVLATNRTETVRDFVTLAFKAVDVELQWEGSGEQEQATDAATGKVVVRVNPKFYRPAEVDLLIGDPQKAKDVLGWEPKTTLEQLCRMMVDADMRRNQQGFSF; this is encoded by the coding sequence ATGAAAGCAATCATCACGGGTATCACAGGACAAGACGGCGCCTACCTGGCAGAACTTCTGCTGGAAAAAGGCTATACCGTCTACGGCACGTTTCGTCGCACCAGTTCAGTCAATTTCTGGCGAATCGAAGAGTTGGGCATCGATAAGCACCCCAACCTGCATCTTGTTGAGTATGACCTGACCGACTTGTCTTCCAGCATCCGGTTGCTTCAGAACACTGGCGCAACCGAGGTGTACAACCTCGCCGCCCAGAGCTTCGTAGGGGTTTCCTTCGAGCAGCCGCTGACCACTCTGGACATCACCGGCGCGGGCGCCGTGAACCTGCTGGAAGCCATCAGGATCGTCAATCCTAAGATCCGCTTCTACCAAGCTTCGACCTCGGAAATGTTCGGCAAGGTGCAGGCCATTCCGCAAGCCGAAACCACACCGTTCTATCCCCGCAGCCCTTATGGCGTTGCCAAGCTCTATGCGCACTGGATGACAATCAACTACCGCGAGTCATACGGAATATTCGGCTGCAGCGGCATCTTGTTCAATCATGAATCTCCCCTGCGCGGACGTGAGTTCGTGACTCGGAAAATTACCGATTCGGTGGCCAAGATCAAACTGGGCAAACTCGACGTGCTAGAGCTCGGCAACATCGATGCGAAGCGTGATTGGGGCTTCGCCAAGGAATATGTCGAAGGTATGTGGCGCATGCTGCAGGCGGACGAACCCGATGTTTTCGTGCTTGCAACCAACCGAACCGAAACAGTGCGTGATTTCGTGACGCTGGCATTCAAGGCGGTTGATGTCGAACTTCAATGGGAAGGCTCCGGCGAACAGGAGCAAGCCACCGACGCGGCAACCGGCAAGGTCGTTGTACGGGTCAATCCGAAGTTCTATCGCCCGGCAGAAGTCGATCTTTTGATCGGCGATCCGCAGAAGGCCAAGGACGTGCTGGGCTGGGAGCCTAAAACGACACTCGAGCAACTGTGCCGCATGATGGTTGACGCTGATATGCGCCGCAACCAGCAAGGCTTTTCGTTCTAG
- a CDS encoding glycosyltransferase translates to MSSDTNAFGIDFFSGNKKTLLTCIREGVKQPYSFVVTPNVDHLVQLEHDEQLRDAYFKARWRVCDSRILLSLLSRLGVHLDEAIPGSDLTLDLLKWADRDRLRIVLIGSAASEADKLRALYPGISLYHYNPPMGFIKKPEEVQRCLQFIRENPSELVLYAVGTPRGEVLAAATQPYERTGMGFSIGASISFATGTIKRAPKWMREYKLEWLHRMCMEPRRLAKRYWADAVYIVPAFLREKSSRQKGSPAKQES, encoded by the coding sequence GTGTCGAGTGATACTAATGCGTTCGGAATAGATTTCTTTTCCGGCAATAAGAAAACTTTATTGACCTGCATACGCGAGGGAGTCAAGCAACCCTATTCGTTTGTGGTGACGCCGAACGTTGACCACCTCGTTCAACTGGAACATGACGAACAGCTGCGTGATGCTTATTTCAAAGCGCGCTGGAGAGTCTGCGACAGCCGAATTCTTTTGTCGCTGTTGAGCCGCCTGGGCGTGCATCTGGATGAGGCTATTCCCGGCAGTGATTTGACGCTCGATCTGCTCAAATGGGCGGACCGGGATCGGCTGCGAATTGTACTGATCGGTTCGGCAGCGTCCGAAGCCGACAAACTCAGAGCCCTTTATCCCGGCATTTCCCTCTATCACTACAACCCGCCGATGGGCTTCATAAAGAAGCCGGAAGAAGTGCAGCGTTGCCTGCAGTTCATTCGTGAAAATCCATCGGAGCTGGTTCTGTATGCCGTGGGTACGCCGCGCGGAGAAGTCCTGGCCGCAGCCACTCAGCCCTATGAGCGCACGGGTATGGGCTTCAGTATCGGCGCCTCCATTTCTTTTGCGACGGGGACCATCAAGCGGGCCCCGAAGTGGATGCGCGAATACAAACTCGAATGGCTTCATCGCATGTGCATGGAACCGCGCAGGCTCGCCAAACGCTATTGGGCGGACGCGGTGTATATCGTGCCAGCCTTTTTGCGGGAAAAAAGCTCCAGGCAGAAAGGCAGCCCAGCAAAACAGGAGTCTTGA
- a CDS encoding glycosyltransferase family 2 protein — translation MNVALILNYKAATETISCAESLLEHCTTIGHIVIIDNDSQDGSAIALQNWLDEKAYSNVTLLCNPDNSGYAGGNNYGLRWAMEHLQPEYFWVINNDTYVDSDAFSPLLEALQRNDRQFVGSLVLSADTGRLECYGGGKLYPILGKARLLGKDQSIEASQRQNPQHVPDYIMGCSLAFSAALTEEIGLMDEDYFMYFEEVDWQYRAKRFGVSTRVIPESRLYHYGSLSLGNRSAFYHYYRNRAATRFNKRFYGPAFAIVSAFLLSAVTTVKEYKNPTLAWSGIKGAFKGVAMSVE, via the coding sequence ATGAACGTCGCACTTATTCTCAACTACAAAGCTGCTACTGAGACGATCAGCTGCGCTGAAAGCCTGCTCGAGCATTGCACGACGATTGGCCATATCGTCATCATCGACAATGATTCGCAGGACGGTTCCGCCATCGCTCTTCAAAACTGGCTGGATGAAAAAGCTTATTCAAATGTGACTTTGCTTTGTAATCCAGACAACAGCGGTTATGCGGGTGGCAACAATTACGGGTTGCGCTGGGCAATGGAGCACCTGCAGCCCGAGTATTTCTGGGTTATCAATAACGACACCTATGTAGACAGTGATGCCTTCTCACCGCTATTGGAAGCATTGCAGCGCAATGATCGCCAGTTTGTCGGCTCGCTCGTATTGAGCGCAGACACAGGCCGACTGGAGTGCTACGGAGGCGGAAAGCTCTATCCGATTCTTGGCAAGGCTCGATTACTCGGAAAAGACCAGAGCATCGAAGCGTCTCAGCGACAGAATCCTCAGCACGTTCCAGACTACATTATGGGCTGCAGCCTGGCGTTTTCGGCCGCTTTGACTGAAGAAATCGGTTTGATGGATGAAGACTACTTCATGTATTTCGAAGAAGTGGATTGGCAATACCGTGCGAAACGCTTTGGTGTTTCGACGAGAGTGATCCCTGAAAGCCGCCTATATCACTACGGCTCACTCAGTCTGGGCAACCGCTCAGCGTTTTATCACTACTACCGCAACCGAGCAGCCACCCGTTTCAACAAGCGTTTCTACGGCCCAGCATTCGCGATTGTCTCCGCGTTCCTGCTTTCGGCCGTTACAACTGTCAAGGAATACAAAAATCCCACCCTCGCCTGGTCAGGTATCAAGGGCGCCTTTAAGGGAGTAGCAATGAGTGTCGAGTGA
- a CDS encoding endoglucanase: MIAGLTIAGCVSFVQAQPSEDKGIDLIGINMSGANFAPHITPGKLGTNYFYPEEKYFKYYADKNIRLIRFPFIWERLQHDLYKGVNFDQMRLLKRTLDFAAQHNQKVILDMHNYGRYKGKLIGSPQVPYEAYATVWRKLAEEFKDHPALLGYDIMNEPHSTDGLWPGAAQAAVDAIRKVDMDSLIFVEGDRWASTFHWRYVNEDFLIEDPANKIIYEGHLYLDKDFSGRYAKDEVVDPMLGVERVRPFVEWLKENNLKGFLGEYGVPGHSDSMLVAMDNLLGYLNENCMPSAYWAGGPGWGKYVLAIEPLNGKDRPQMDVLQKHIPNSCKEYGPTPQP; the protein is encoded by the coding sequence TTGATAGCCGGCCTGACGATTGCCGGATGCGTGTCGTTTGTGCAAGCGCAGCCCAGCGAAGATAAAGGCATCGACCTGATCGGCATCAATATGTCCGGTGCAAACTTCGCTCCGCATATCACGCCTGGAAAACTCGGCACCAATTATTTTTATCCTGAAGAGAAATACTTCAAATATTACGCGGACAAGAACATTCGCTTGATTCGGTTCCCCTTCATCTGGGAGCGCCTGCAACATGATCTGTACAAAGGCGTGAATTTCGATCAGATGCGGTTGCTCAAGCGAACGCTCGACTTCGCCGCCCAACATAACCAGAAAGTCATTCTGGATATGCACAACTATGGGCGGTACAAGGGCAAGCTGATCGGTTCGCCACAAGTACCCTACGAAGCTTACGCAACTGTTTGGCGCAAGCTTGCCGAAGAATTCAAGGACCACCCTGCATTGTTGGGCTACGACATCATGAACGAGCCCCACTCCACCGATGGGTTGTGGCCTGGAGCAGCACAGGCAGCGGTCGATGCCATCCGCAAGGTGGATATGGACAGCTTGATATTCGTCGAAGGTGACCGCTGGGCGAGCACCTTTCACTGGCGCTACGTCAATGAGGATTTTCTGATCGAAGATCCGGCAAACAAGATCATCTACGAGGGCCACCTGTACCTCGACAAGGATTTTTCCGGGCGCTATGCGAAGGACGAGGTGGTCGATCCAATGTTAGGGGTGGAGCGCGTTCGGCCGTTCGTTGAGTGGCTGAAGGAAAACAACCTGAAGGGTTTTCTCGGCGAGTACGGTGTGCCTGGCCATTCAGATTCGATGCTGGTCGCGATGGACAACCTGCTCGGCTACCTCAACGAAAACTGCATGCCCAGCGCCTACTGGGCGGGCGGACCAGGCTGGGGCAAATATGTTTTGGCTATAGAACCGCTCAACGGCAAGGACAGGCCTCAGATGGATGTCCTGCAAAAGCACATTCCCAATAGCTGCAAGGAGTATGGCCCTACCCCGCAGCCTTGA